The following are encoded in a window of Kitasatospora fiedleri genomic DNA:
- a CDS encoding alpha/beta fold hydrolase, translating to MAAWVGGSGSPVVLLHGFPQTRLMWRHVAGRLAAEHTVICPDLRGYGASGKPAATGPEVYAKRTMAADVVALAAALGHRRFALVGHDRGALVAFRAGLDHPGTVTHLGVLDVVPTLDMWDVLHGTSAAVGYHLYLMAQPPGLPETMIANSADAFFGSFLDAWANDPAALPPRVRAEYLRASAAAVPSIVADYRASAGIDVLHDRADLDAGSRLAMPVTVVQQDWGAQLGYDAAGVWRAWAPDLDHRLTRAGHFMAEESPDEITAAVRDLLAR from the coding sequence ATGGCCGCGTGGGTCGGCGGCAGCGGCAGCCCGGTGGTGCTGCTGCACGGTTTCCCGCAGACCCGCCTGATGTGGCGGCACGTCGCCGGGCGGCTCGCCGCCGAGCACACGGTGATCTGCCCCGACCTGCGGGGCTACGGCGCCAGCGGGAAGCCCGCGGCCACCGGCCCCGAGGTGTACGCGAAGCGCACGATGGCCGCCGACGTGGTGGCGCTGGCGGCGGCGCTCGGCCACCGGCGGTTCGCGCTGGTGGGGCACGACCGGGGCGCGCTGGTCGCCTTCCGCGCCGGGCTGGACCACCCCGGGACGGTCACCCACCTGGGCGTCCTCGACGTGGTGCCGACCCTCGACATGTGGGACGTCCTGCACGGCACCTCGGCGGCGGTGGGCTACCACCTGTACCTGATGGCCCAGCCGCCCGGCCTGCCGGAGACGATGATCGCCAACAGCGCGGACGCGTTCTTCGGCTCCTTCCTCGACGCCTGGGCGAACGACCCGGCCGCCCTGCCCCCGCGGGTCCGCGCCGAGTACCTCCGTGCGAGCGCCGCCGCGGTCCCCTCGATCGTCGCGGACTACCGCGCCTCGGCGGGCATCGACGTGCTGCACGACCGGGCCGACCTGGACGCCGGGTCACGGCTGGCCATGCCCGTCACCGTCGTCCAGCAGGACTGGGGCGCGCAGTTGGGCTACGACGCCGCCGGGGTCTGGCGCGCCTGGGCCCCCGACCTGGACCACCGCCTGACCCGCGCGGGCCACTTCATGGCCGAGGAGTCCCCCGACGAGATCACGGCGGCCGTCCGCGACCTGCTGGCCCGCTGA
- a CDS encoding LacI family DNA-binding transcriptional regulator, with protein MPVHPLPQPIGAARQPGRAVPFPISGPDGAPSASPGPTLAQVAARAGVSSATASRVLNRSAPVSAEVAARVERAARELSYVRRRAPAATARDTGAIAVVAFADVLRFHADPFPVRLLAGAQRVVPDRELVVLTAGPGPARPSLVRYLCGGHVDGVLLVGRWGDPALPGLVQAAGVPVVSLGRPPQSQRLAHVDADNLSGARAAVRLLHRAGRRRIATIAGPPDTAAGADRLAGYRRALADRGDPTRCAVAYGDFGSRSGEHAMLRLLDQYPDVDAVFAASDAMAVGALRALRRLGRRVPDDVAVIGFDDSPAAATSRPGLTTVRQPVEDLGARAVELLQDAAPGRSVVLPTHLVVRQSC; from the coding sequence TTGCCCGTTCACCCGCTCCCCCAGCCGATCGGTGCCGCCCGCCAGCCGGGTCGCGCCGTCCCGTTCCCGATCTCCGGACCGGACGGGGCGCCGAGCGCGTCCCCCGGTCCGACGCTGGCCCAGGTCGCGGCCCGCGCGGGCGTGTCGAGCGCCACCGCGTCCCGGGTGCTGAACCGGTCCGCGCCGGTGTCCGCCGAGGTCGCCGCCCGCGTCGAGCGCGCGGCCCGCGAGTTGAGCTACGTCCGCCGCCGGGCGCCCGCCGCGACGGCCCGGGACACCGGGGCGATCGCCGTGGTGGCGTTCGCGGACGTGCTGCGCTTCCACGCCGACCCGTTCCCGGTGCGGCTGCTGGCGGGCGCGCAGCGCGTCGTCCCGGACCGGGAGCTGGTGGTGCTGACGGCGGGCCCGGGGCCGGCCCGGCCGTCGCTGGTGCGGTACCTGTGCGGCGGGCACGTGGACGGCGTGCTGCTGGTCGGGCGGTGGGGCGACCCCGCGCTGCCCGGGCTGGTGCAGGCCGCGGGCGTGCCGGTGGTGTCGCTGGGCCGGCCGCCGCAGTCGCAGCGCCTGGCGCACGTGGACGCCGACAACCTGAGCGGCGCCCGCGCCGCCGTCCGCCTGCTGCACCGGGCCGGGCGGCGGCGGATCGCCACCATCGCCGGGCCTCCGGACACCGCCGCGGGCGCCGACCGGCTGGCCGGCTACCGGCGGGCGCTGGCCGACCGGGGCGACCCGACCCGCTGCGCGGTGGCCTACGGCGACTTCGGGTCGCGCTCCGGCGAGCACGCCATGCTCCGGCTGCTCGACCAGTACCCGGACGTGGACGCGGTGTTCGCCGCCTCGGACGCGATGGCGGTGGGCGCGCTGCGGGCGCTGCGCCGGCTCGGGCGGCGGGTGCCGGACGACGTCGCGGTGATCGGTTTCGACGACTCCCCGGCCGCCGCGACCTCCCGGCCCGGCCTGACCACCGTCCGCCAGCCGGTGGAGGACCTGGGCGCCCGCGCGGTGGAGCTGCTCCAGGACGCGGCGCCGGGCCGCTCCGTGGTGCTGCCGACCCACCTGGTGGTGCGCCAGTCCTGCTGA
- a CDS encoding cellulose binding domain-containing protein, which translates to MIPVPPERRAASRPPVRGRRPVPAVVAAVAALAACVATAVLPRPTAGAAESAGAAAVGSRPYSWDNVQIGGGGFIPGIVFNQGQQGLVYARTDIGGAYRQDPATKRWTPLLDSLGWDDWGLTGVASLATDARDPKRVYVAAGTYTNSWDPANGAILRSSDQGRTWQRTTLPFKIGGNMPGRGMGERLTIDPNNDAVLWFGAPSGKGLWRSADYGVTWSQVKAFPVTGTYAPDPTDTSGYQSDPLGILWEVFDQGSGTVDGVTRTVFVGVADRQNSVYRSDDGGATWTRIGGQPTGFVPHKAVLDASGGNLFVSYSDTGGPYDGAHGDVWKYATGTGAWTNVSPVPSSNSSDDYFGYSGLTVDRRHPNVLMATGYSSWWPDTRIWRSTDSGATWKPFWSYDGYPNRVDRYTMDVSAVPWLTFHANASAPEEAPKLGWMTEALEIDPFDSDRMLYGTGATLYGSSNLTDFDKGAKVGIAPVVKGLEETAVNDLVSPPTGAPLLSSLGDLGGFRHDDPTKVPAQTFAQPNLTSGTSMDFAEAAPATMVRVGETASGSTEKHIGYSTDGGSHWFAASAEPAGVTGGGQVALAADGSATVWSPKGTGVHRSTGTGNSWTAATGIPAGASVQADRVDPKTFYGWSGGTFYVSTDAGATFTAKASGLPAESVRFKAVPGTRGDVWLAGGTATTGYGLWHSTDGGATFAEQPGVDQADTIGFGKAAPGRTYPAMYTSAKIGGVRGLFRSDDAGASWVRINDDAHQWGWTGGAITGDPRIYGRVYVGTNGRGVLYGDPAGGASTSPSASTSPSTSSSPSPSPSPSSSPSPSPSSSPSSGTSSCEITYAVSSQWSGGFGATVTVANRGTAPVSGWTVAWTFPSGQSVTSLWNGSVAQSGAKVTVTDAGYNRTIAPGSSVSFGFNGSWSTANTTPTAFTLNGAACAVRTG; encoded by the coding sequence ATGATCCCTGTCCCCCCGGAGCGCCGGGCCGCCTCGCGGCCCCCGGTGCGCGGACGCCGGCCGGTGCCGGCGGTGGTGGCCGCCGTCGCCGCCCTCGCCGCCTGCGTGGCGACCGCGGTGCTGCCCCGGCCGACCGCCGGTGCCGCCGAGTCGGCGGGCGCGGCGGCCGTCGGAAGCCGGCCGTACAGCTGGGACAACGTGCAGATCGGCGGTGGCGGGTTCATCCCGGGCATCGTGTTCAACCAGGGGCAGCAGGGCCTGGTGTACGCCCGCACCGACATCGGCGGCGCGTACCGGCAGGACCCGGCCACCAAGCGGTGGACCCCGCTGCTGGACTCGCTGGGCTGGGACGACTGGGGCCTGACCGGGGTGGCCAGCCTGGCCACCGACGCCAGGGACCCGAAGCGGGTGTACGTCGCGGCGGGCACCTACACCAACAGCTGGGACCCGGCGAACGGCGCGATCCTGCGCTCCTCCGACCAGGGGAGGACCTGGCAGCGCACCACCCTGCCGTTCAAGATCGGCGGCAACATGCCGGGCCGCGGCATGGGCGAGCGCCTCACCATCGACCCGAACAACGACGCGGTGCTCTGGTTCGGCGCGCCGAGCGGCAAGGGCCTGTGGCGCAGCGCCGACTACGGCGTGACCTGGTCGCAGGTGAAGGCGTTCCCGGTGACCGGCACGTACGCGCCGGACCCGACCGACACCTCCGGCTACCAGAGCGACCCGCTGGGCATCCTGTGGGAGGTGTTCGACCAGGGCAGCGGCACCGTCGACGGCGTCACCAGGACGGTGTTCGTCGGCGTCGCGGACCGGCAGAACAGCGTCTACCGCTCGGACGACGGCGGGGCGACCTGGACCAGGATCGGCGGCCAGCCGACCGGCTTCGTCCCGCACAAGGCGGTGCTGGACGCGTCCGGCGGCAACCTGTTCGTCTCGTACTCGGACACCGGCGGCCCGTACGACGGCGCGCACGGCGACGTGTGGAAGTACGCGACGGGCACCGGCGCCTGGACGAACGTCAGCCCGGTGCCGTCCTCGAACAGCAGCGACGACTACTTCGGCTACTCGGGCCTGACCGTCGACCGCCGGCACCCGAACGTGCTGATGGCGACGGGCTACAGCTCGTGGTGGCCGGACACCCGGATCTGGCGCTCGACCGACTCCGGCGCGACCTGGAAGCCGTTCTGGTCGTACGACGGCTACCCGAACCGGGTCGACCGGTACACCATGGACGTCTCCGCGGTGCCGTGGCTGACCTTCCACGCGAACGCCTCCGCGCCGGAGGAGGCCCCGAAGCTCGGCTGGATGACCGAGGCGCTGGAGATCGACCCGTTCGACTCCGACCGGATGCTGTACGGCACCGGCGCGACGCTGTACGGCTCCTCGAACCTGACCGACTTCGACAAGGGCGCCAAGGTCGGCATCGCCCCGGTGGTCAAGGGCCTGGAGGAGACGGCGGTCAACGACCTGGTCTCGCCGCCGACCGGCGCGCCGCTGCTCAGCTCGCTGGGCGACCTCGGCGGCTTCCGGCACGACGACCCGACGAAGGTCCCGGCGCAGACCTTCGCCCAGCCGAACCTGACCTCCGGCACCTCGATGGACTTCGCCGAGGCCGCGCCGGCCACCATGGTGCGGGTCGGCGAGACCGCGTCCGGTTCGACCGAGAAGCACATCGGCTACTCGACGGACGGCGGCTCCCACTGGTTCGCCGCCTCCGCCGAGCCGGCCGGCGTGACCGGCGGCGGGCAGGTCGCCCTCGCGGCCGACGGCTCGGCCACCGTGTGGAGCCCGAAGGGCACCGGCGTGCACCGCTCCACCGGGACGGGCAACTCCTGGACGGCCGCCACCGGCATCCCGGCGGGCGCGAGCGTGCAGGCCGACCGGGTCGACCCGAAGACCTTCTACGGCTGGTCCGGCGGCACCTTCTACGTCTCCACCGACGCGGGCGCCACCTTCACCGCCAAGGCGAGCGGCCTGCCCGCCGAGTCGGTGCGCTTCAAGGCAGTCCCGGGCACCAGGGGCGACGTCTGGCTGGCCGGCGGCACCGCCACCACCGGCTACGGCCTGTGGCACTCCACCGACGGCGGCGCGACCTTCGCCGAGCAGCCGGGCGTCGACCAGGCCGACACCATCGGCTTCGGCAAGGCCGCCCCCGGCCGGACCTATCCGGCGATGTACACCTCCGCGAAGATCGGCGGCGTGCGCGGCCTGTTCCGCTCGGACGACGCGGGCGCGAGCTGGGTCCGGATCAACGACGACGCCCACCAGTGGGGGTGGACCGGCGGCGCGATCACCGGCGACCCGCGGATCTACGGCCGGGTCTACGTCGGCACCAACGGCCGGGGCGTCCTGTACGGCGACCCGGCGGGTGGCGCCTCAACGTCCCCGTCTGCCTCCACCTCCCCGTCCACCTCTTCGTCCCCCTCTCCCTCTCCCTCCCCCTCCTCGTCCCCGTCCCCGTCTCCGTCCTCCTCGCCCAGCAGCGGCACCTCCTCCTGCGAGATCACCTACGCGGTGAGCAGCCAGTGGAGCGGCGGTTTCGGCGCCACCGTGACGGTGGCGAACAGGGGCACCGCGCCGGTCAGCGGCTGGACGGTGGCGTGGACCTTCCCGAGCGGCCAGAGCGTCACCTCGCTGTGGAACGGCAGTGTCGCGCAGAGCGGGGCGAAGGTGACCGTCACCGACGCGGGCTACAACAGGACGATCGCCCCCGGGAGTTCGGTCTCCTTCGGCTTCAACGGCAGCTGGAGCACCGCGAACACCACCCCCACCGCGTTCACCCTGAACGGCGCCGCGTGCGCCGTGAGGACCGGCTGA
- a CDS encoding LysR family transcriptional regulator produces the protein MKVSLRDIEVKLLRALVAIVDEGGFACAARSLHVTQPTISQQIQRLESIVQAPLFERTRRPLLLTPVGREVLAHARRVILLNNEVLGRISTLGSLDSLSLGCSVHFADGLRTMLSELAAERPQLKCSIATGLSAALADRVAQGELEAAILLGIETPRCEMLGRLRVAWYGPDSLPPEEPVPVALVSERSALSRRIIETLAEHNVPWRSAPWCSDPLAVRASVRAGLAYTVLTANVHHTDPSLRPVPSGTLCPDPEPLPVYLAFSPSAREPVIGAARSAARAALRDVPLGPP, from the coding sequence GTGAAAGTGTCTTTACGCGACATCGAGGTCAAGTTGCTGCGCGCGCTCGTGGCGATTGTCGACGAAGGCGGATTCGCGTGTGCCGCCCGTTCCCTGCACGTCACCCAGCCGACCATAAGCCAGCAGATCCAGCGGCTGGAATCCATTGTCCAGGCGCCGCTGTTCGAACGCACCAGACGCCCGCTGCTGCTGACCCCCGTCGGCCGCGAGGTGCTGGCGCACGCCCGCCGGGTGATCCTGCTCAACAACGAGGTGCTCGGCCGGATATCGACGCTGGGCTCGCTGGACTCGCTCAGTCTGGGCTGTTCGGTCCACTTCGCCGACGGTCTGCGCACGATGCTCAGCGAACTGGCGGCGGAGAGACCGCAGTTGAAGTGCTCGATCGCCACCGGCCTGAGCGCCGCGCTGGCCGACCGGGTCGCCCAGGGGGAGCTGGAGGCGGCGATCCTGCTGGGCATCGAGACGCCGCGCTGCGAGATGCTGGGACGGCTGCGGGTGGCCTGGTACGGGCCGGACTCGCTGCCGCCCGAGGAGCCCGTCCCGGTGGCCCTGGTCAGTGAGCGCTCGGCCCTGAGCCGGCGGATCATCGAGACCCTGGCCGAGCACAACGTCCCCTGGCGGTCGGCCCCCTGGTGCTCGGACCCGCTGGCGGTGCGGGCCTCGGTCCGGGCCGGGCTCGCGTACACCGTGCTGACCGCGAACGTGCACCACACCGACCCCTCGCTGCGTCCGGTGCCGTCCGGCACCCTCTGTCCGGACCCGGAGCCCCTCCCGGTCTACCTCGCCTTCTCCCCCTCCGCCCGCGAACCGGTGATCGGGGCCGCCCGCTCGGCGGCCCGGGCCGCGCTCCGGGACGTCCCGCTCGGCCCGCCCTGA
- a CDS encoding FAD-dependent oxidoreductase → MDRAADRRTTRHPVLVVGAGPAGLAAALALRAAGMPAVVLERRTAETVRPGSRAAYVHGASLRELERLSPGLGQQVAGRGVMWATKRSFWAGHEVYTRTYPRFAKDGLPPFTSLPQVDTEDLMAAACREHGVEFHHGVEVKSAETTPDGVRLVDSTGRAWEADYVIAADGARSPLRDAIGVPLEGPRSRNTFVVVDLKDDPAHPVPIERVFHYKHPKAGGRNVLIVPFAGGWRVDLNLAVDDDPERFVSPEGLSRWISRVMPAAYGERVSWVSTYTFAQQVATEFTDTHHRVLLTGEASHLFAPFGARGMNSSIPDAVRAVEAVHDALSADGRAAATAQIARFAAERKEAALYNRGCASTALEHMVAQRTAVRLRRRMAVAVALAGQKAGAWLDSAPYGPKLAAKGAARNNY, encoded by the coding sequence GTGGACCGCGCCGCCGACCGCCGCACCACCCGCCACCCCGTCCTGGTGGTCGGCGCGGGCCCGGCCGGGCTCGCCGCGGCGCTCGCGCTGCGCGCCGCCGGGATGCCCGCCGTCGTCCTGGAACGGCGCACCGCCGAGACCGTCCGGCCCGGCAGCCGCGCCGCGTACGTCCACGGCGCCTCGCTGCGCGAACTGGAGCGGCTCAGCCCCGGACTCGGGCAGCAGGTGGCCGGCCGCGGCGTGATGTGGGCCACCAAGCGCTCCTTCTGGGCCGGGCACGAGGTCTACACCCGCACCTACCCCCGCTTCGCCAAGGACGGCCTGCCCCCGTTCACCAGCCTGCCCCAGGTGGACACCGAGGACCTGATGGCCGCGGCCTGCCGCGAGCACGGCGTCGAGTTCCACCACGGCGTCGAGGTGAAGTCCGCCGAGACCACCCCCGACGGCGTCCGGCTGGTGGACTCCACCGGGCGGGCCTGGGAGGCCGACTACGTGATCGCGGCCGACGGCGCCCGCTCGCCGCTGCGCGACGCGATCGGCGTCCCGCTGGAGGGCCCGCGCTCGCGCAACACCTTCGTGGTGGTCGACCTCAAGGACGACCCGGCCCACCCGGTGCCGATCGAGCGGGTCTTCCACTACAAGCACCCCAAGGCCGGGGGCCGGAACGTGCTGATCGTCCCGTTCGCGGGCGGCTGGCGGGTCGACCTCAACCTGGCGGTCGACGACGACCCGGAGCGCTTCGTCTCCCCCGAGGGGCTGAGCCGCTGGATCTCCCGGGTGATGCCCGCCGCGTACGGGGAGCGGGTCAGCTGGGTGTCGACCTACACGTTCGCCCAGCAGGTGGCCACCGAGTTCACCGACACCCACCACCGGGTGCTGCTGACCGGCGAGGCGTCCCACCTGTTCGCCCCGTTCGGCGCGCGCGGCATGAACTCCAGCATCCCGGACGCGGTCCGGGCGGTGGAGGCGGTGCACGACGCGCTGTCGGCCGACGGGCGGGCCGCGGCCACCGCGCAGATCGCCCGGTTCGCCGCCGAGCGCAAGGAGGCGGCGCTGTACAACCGGGGCTGCGCCAGCACCGCGCTGGAGCACATGGTCGCGCAGCGGACCGCGGTCCGGCTGCGGCGGCGGATGGCCGTCGCGGTGGCGCTGGCCGGCCAGAAGGCGGGCGCCTGGCTGGACTCGGCGCCGTACGGGCCGAAGCTGGCCGCCAAGGGGGCCGCCCGCAACAACTACTGA
- a CDS encoding VOC family protein, translated as MATAPPPIRPPAPSQGLSVDGVDHLAFVTWRPRETYEFYTRALGMPLVHAITANGWVTDDYPDFVHFFFDMGRGNRIAFFYYFDLPEEAPPSDLMHRSRHVAFHVETEEELLAWRDRLKAHGVRVTTPLAHELIESIYFDDPNGLQLEITRPLREMSGIDARDAELTLQALIDVTGAPRPSVQAMWQRKAELIRKNLEVPAP; from the coding sequence TTGGCTACCGCACCACCGCCCATCCGGCCGCCGGCCCCGTCCCAGGGGCTGAGCGTCGACGGGGTCGACCACCTGGCCTTCGTCACCTGGCGACCGCGCGAGACGTACGAGTTCTACACCCGGGCCCTCGGCATGCCGCTGGTGCACGCCATCACGGCCAACGGGTGGGTCACCGACGACTACCCGGACTTCGTGCACTTCTTCTTCGACATGGGCCGGGGCAACCGGATCGCGTTCTTCTACTACTTCGACCTGCCCGAGGAGGCGCCCCCCAGCGACCTCATGCACCGCTCGCGGCACGTCGCCTTCCACGTCGAGACCGAGGAGGAACTGCTGGCCTGGCGCGACCGGCTGAAGGCCCACGGAGTGCGGGTCACCACGCCGCTCGCCCACGAGCTGATCGAGTCGATCTACTTCGACGACCCCAACGGTCTCCAGCTGGAGATCACCCGGCCGCTGCGCGAGATGTCGGGGATCGACGCCCGCGACGCCGAACTGACGCTCCAGGCGCTGATCGACGTCACGGGCGCGCCCCGGCCCTCGGTGCAGGCGATGTGGCAGCGCAAGGCGGAACTCATCCGGAAGAACCTGGAGGTGCCCGCGCCATGA
- a CDS encoding MFS transporter, which produces MATQAGVQAAVTPTGPEGPPRTLLIGLSLGYFMVLLDMTIVSVALPAMADYLHVGLSGLQWVTNGYTITFAALLLTAGWLSDRFGGRRVFVWGLVAFGVLSGVSALATTLPVLVALRLALGAAGALLLPSSLAVITNAYTDPALRARAVGSWAAITGAALAAGPVVGGVLTDTVGWRAIFLINVPLAVISLVITLRLAPETARKQRSGLDLPGQISSVVALAALVYALIEGPDKGWGAPGVLVAFGLTVLGAIVFLAAELRAGDAAMVPLRMFRSPGFSPAVAAGLLANFGLSGLLFVLSLFFQDGRGYSPVVAGLVFLPLTLPTAFNPIYTGRLVGRIGPRKPATIGFSLMGVGALLQAPFTDDSALALVATVVGLLAFGFGVSFALPALVAGMASTVPAEFAGMGAGVLNSARQVGASLGVAVLGVILNLSSSSADGTRWALIVGGLVLLLGAVVTSTGLRGKAPAKS; this is translated from the coding sequence ATGGCTACCCAGGCCGGCGTCCAGGCCGCCGTCACTCCCACCGGCCCCGAAGGACCACCCCGCACCCTGCTGATCGGGCTCTCGCTCGGCTACTTCATGGTGCTGCTGGACATGACCATCGTCTCGGTGGCCCTGCCGGCGATGGCCGACTACCTCCACGTGGGCCTGAGCGGCCTCCAGTGGGTCACCAACGGCTACACCATCACCTTCGCCGCCCTGCTGCTCACCGCGGGCTGGCTCTCCGACCGCTTCGGCGGGCGCCGGGTCTTCGTCTGGGGCCTGGTCGCGTTCGGCGTGCTGTCCGGCGTCTCGGCGCTGGCCACCACCCTGCCGGTGCTGGTCGCGCTGCGGCTGGCGCTGGGCGCGGCGGGCGCGCTGCTGCTGCCCTCCTCGCTCGCGGTGATCACCAACGCCTACACCGACCCCGCGCTGCGGGCCCGGGCGGTGGGCTCCTGGGCCGCGATCACCGGCGCGGCGCTGGCCGCCGGACCGGTGGTCGGCGGCGTGCTGACCGACACCGTCGGCTGGCGCGCGATCTTCCTGATCAACGTGCCGCTGGCGGTGATCAGCCTGGTCATCACGCTCCGGCTGGCTCCGGAGACCGCCCGCAAGCAGCGCAGCGGCCTCGACCTGCCCGGCCAGATCAGCTCCGTGGTCGCCCTGGCGGCCCTGGTGTACGCGCTGATCGAGGGCCCGGACAAGGGCTGGGGCGCCCCCGGGGTGCTGGTCGCCTTCGGGCTCACCGTGCTCGGCGCGATCGTCTTCCTCGCCGCCGAGCTGCGGGCCGGCGACGCGGCCATGGTCCCGCTGCGGATGTTCCGCAGCCCGGGCTTCTCGCCCGCGGTCGCGGCGGGCCTGCTGGCCAACTTCGGCCTCTCCGGCCTGCTGTTCGTGCTGTCGCTGTTCTTCCAGGACGGCCGCGGCTACTCCCCGGTCGTCGCCGGCCTGGTCTTCCTGCCGCTGACCCTGCCGACCGCCTTCAACCCGATCTACACCGGCCGCCTGGTCGGCCGGATCGGGCCGCGCAAGCCCGCCACCATCGGTTTCAGCCTGATGGGCGTCGGCGCGCTGCTCCAGGCGCCGTTCACCGACGACTCGGCGCTCGCCCTGGTGGCGACCGTGGTGGGCCTGCTGGCCTTCGGCTTCGGCGTCTCCTTCGCCCTGCCCGCGCTGGTCGCCGGCATGGCGAGCACCGTCCCCGCCGAGTTCGCCGGCATGGGCGCCGGCGTCCTCAACTCGGCCCGCCAGGTCGGCGCCTCGCTCGGCGTCGCGGTCCTCGGCGTGATCCTCAACCTGTCCTCGTCCAGCGCCGACGGCACCCGTTGGGCGCTGATCGTGGGCGGACTGGTCCTGCTGCTCGGGGCCGTCGTCACCAGTACCGGACTGCGCGGAAAGGCACCCGCCAAGTCCTGA
- a CDS encoding LysR family transcriptional regulator: MELRHLRTFEVVARTLSVTQAARELHYAQSSVSDQIQSLERELGVELINRSQRRIRLTPQGEVLSSYTDRILKLIEEARFAVSRPTTELALGALETLGLYLLPEVLSYYRELYPQTRVRVSQFNRGELYQSVRRGDLDLCLTFGTPPEDGGLRAETLAEEPLVIIVPPGHPLAARGQADLAELAAEPFLATQQGCGFREMYDGAFGGAGGKEPVAEVDSIGTLGACVSAGMGCALLPLVSVRNQADRGEVAVVEIGDSELRTAITMTWLDRNSANPSLIGFQTAIRKQLAG; encoded by the coding sequence ATGGAGTTACGACACCTTCGCACGTTCGAGGTGGTTGCCCGGACGCTCAGCGTGACACAGGCGGCGCGCGAGTTGCACTACGCCCAGTCCAGCGTGAGCGATCAGATCCAGTCATTGGAGCGCGAGTTGGGCGTCGAGCTGATCAACCGCTCGCAGCGCAGGATTCGGCTGACCCCGCAGGGCGAGGTGCTCTCCTCCTACACCGACCGGATTCTCAAGCTGATCGAGGAGGCCCGGTTCGCGGTCTCCCGGCCCACCACGGAGCTGGCCCTCGGCGCCCTGGAGACCCTGGGCCTGTACCTGCTGCCCGAGGTGCTCTCGTACTACCGCGAGCTGTACCCGCAGACCAGGGTCCGGGTCTCCCAGTTCAACCGCGGCGAGCTCTACCAGTCGGTGCGCCGCGGCGACCTCGACCTCTGCCTGACCTTCGGCACGCCGCCGGAGGACGGCGGCCTGCGCGCGGAGACGCTGGCCGAGGAGCCCCTGGTGATCATCGTGCCGCCCGGGCACCCGCTGGCCGCCCGCGGCCAGGCCGACCTGGCGGAGCTGGCCGCCGAGCCGTTCCTGGCCACCCAGCAGGGCTGCGGGTTCCGGGAGATGTACGACGGCGCGTTCGGGGGCGCCGGCGGCAAGGAGCCGGTCGCCGAGGTGGACAGCATCGGCACGCTCGGCGCCTGCGTCTCGGCCGGGATGGGCTGCGCGCTGCTGCCGCTGGTCTCGGTCCGCAACCAGGCCGACCGGGGCGAGGTGGCGGTGGTGGAGATCGGCGACAGCGAACTGCGGACGGCGATCACCATGACCTGGCTGGACCGCAACTCGGCCAACCCGAGCCTGATCGGCTTCCAGACCGCGATCCGCAAGCAGCTGGCGGGCTGA